A single region of the Arthrobacter sp. PAMC25564 genome encodes:
- the mraZ gene encoding division/cell wall cluster transcriptional repressor MraZ: MFLGTHSPRLDEKGRIILPAKFREELASGLVLTRGQERCIYVFSEAEFGRVHEQMREAPISNKQARDYIRVFLSGASDEVPDKQGRVTIPQALREYAGLSRELAVIGAGTRAEIWDAQAWNEYLAEKETAFSETDDAIPGIL, encoded by the coding sequence GTGTTTCTCGGCACACATTCGCCGCGTCTGGACGAAAAAGGTCGAATTATCCTCCCAGCGAAGTTTCGTGAGGAACTTGCCAGCGGGCTGGTTCTCACAAGGGGTCAGGAGCGTTGCATCTACGTCTTCAGTGAGGCGGAATTCGGGCGGGTTCACGAGCAGATGCGGGAGGCTCCAATCTCCAATAAGCAAGCGCGTGATTACATCCGTGTTTTCCTCTCTGGAGCCTCGGACGAGGTACCTGACAAGCAGGGGCGCGTGACGATTCCGCAGGCGCTCCGGGAATACGCAGGTCTTAGCAGGGAGCTGGCCGTCATCGGCGCCGGAACCCGCGCCGAGATCTGGGACGCCCAGGCCTGGAATGAGTACCTGGCCGAAAAGGAAACCGCCTTCTCGGAGACCGACGACGCCATCCCGGGGATTCTCTGA
- a CDS encoding DUF3040 domain-containing protein → MPLSEHEQKLLEQLEKQLNEDDPKFASSMGSVAGRSWSTRHLVIGVLAALAGIALLLVGVTLQIIVVGVLGFVVMGAGVYFATMRSSGVGRSRAEAGRKSGKPRSSFMSNLEQRWDERHRGES, encoded by the coding sequence ATGCCGCTCTCGGAGCACGAACAGAAGTTGCTGGAGCAACTTGAGAAGCAGCTGAATGAGGACGACCCCAAGTTCGCCAGCTCGATGGGCTCGGTCGCGGGTCGTTCATGGTCCACCCGCCATCTGGTCATCGGGGTCCTTGCCGCCTTGGCCGGCATCGCGCTCCTGCTGGTGGGCGTGACGCTCCAAATCATCGTTGTCGGGGTGCTGGGCTTTGTTGTGATGGGCGCCGGCGTCTATTTCGCCACCATGCGCAGTTCGGGGGTCGGCAGGTCCAGGGCCGAGGCCGGCCGGAAATCAGGCAAGCCCAGGAGCTCATTCATGAGCAACCTCGAGCAGCGTTGGGACGAGAGGCACCGCGGGGAATCCTGA
- the dinB gene encoding DNA polymerase IV produces MHVDMDAFFVSVELRSRPELRGRPVIVGYPADRSVVLSASYEARSFGVKSAMPMVVAARMCPAAVIIEPRHKLYYEVSGQIMAIFGSITELVEPLSVDEAFLDVGGAIRRLGPPRVIGELIRSQVQRELGITASVGIAASKFVAKIASTRCKPDGLLLIGPDETVPYLHSLPVSALWGVGAKTVEVLSRMGIRTVADVAASPLPSLRKVLGASGEHVYRLSWGIDPRPVTPVRLEKSIGAEETFAVDTADEALLHRELLRLSHRTAERLRGAGLHARTVALKLRYADFSTITRSRTVGTPIDSAQLLYAVALQLLQSIGDRPMTVRLVGIRAEQLEEAAQASLQLSLDRRDDNWRAAEQALDRVTQKFGTKSLLPARLLDPGSSSG; encoded by the coding sequence ATGCACGTGGACATGGACGCCTTCTTCGTCTCCGTGGAACTGCGGAGCCGCCCGGAGCTGAGGGGCAGGCCCGTCATTGTGGGCTACCCTGCGGACCGTTCGGTGGTACTTTCCGCCTCCTACGAGGCGCGTTCTTTCGGCGTCAAATCCGCGATGCCCATGGTGGTGGCCGCCCGGATGTGCCCCGCGGCCGTCATCATCGAGCCCCGCCACAAGCTCTACTACGAAGTGTCCGGCCAGATCATGGCCATCTTCGGCTCCATCACCGAGCTCGTCGAGCCGCTGAGCGTCGATGAGGCGTTCCTCGACGTCGGGGGAGCTATCCGGCGGCTCGGCCCGCCCCGGGTGATCGGGGAGCTTATCCGCAGCCAGGTCCAGCGCGAACTGGGCATCACGGCATCGGTGGGGATCGCGGCCAGCAAGTTCGTCGCCAAGATCGCGTCCACCCGGTGCAAGCCGGATGGCCTGCTCCTGATCGGGCCGGATGAGACCGTGCCGTACCTGCACAGCCTTCCGGTCAGCGCACTGTGGGGCGTGGGCGCCAAGACTGTGGAGGTGCTGTCCCGGATGGGGATCCGGACGGTCGCCGACGTCGCTGCCTCACCCCTGCCTTCCCTCCGCAAGGTTCTCGGAGCCTCGGGGGAGCACGTCTACCGGCTGTCGTGGGGGATCGACCCCCGGCCGGTCACACCGGTCCGGCTGGAAAAAAGCATCGGCGCTGAAGAGACCTTCGCCGTCGACACCGCCGACGAAGCACTCCTGCACCGGGAGCTGCTCCGGCTTTCGCACCGGACGGCTGAACGGCTCCGCGGTGCGGGCCTGCACGCCCGCACGGTGGCACTGAAGCTGCGCTACGCGGATTTTTCCACCATAACCCGCAGCCGCACGGTGGGTACTCCGATCGACAGCGCACAGTTGCTCTACGCGGTGGCCTTGCAGCTTCTTCAGTCCATCGGGGACCGGCCGATGACCGTGCGCCTTGTAGGCATCCGGGCGGAACAGTTGGAGGAAGCAGCCCAGGCGTCGCTGCAGCTCAGCCTTGACCGCCGCGACGACAACTGGCGCGCCGCGGAGCAGGCCCTGGACCGGGTCACGCAAAAATTCGGTACCAAATCCCTGCTCCCGGCCCGTCTCCTGGACCCTGGCAGCAGCTCCGGCTGA
- a CDS encoding polyprenyl synthetase family protein, with translation MTLAEQLRLEQTAYVAAVAGKLTDFLTGRQAIMSSISQDIDPLMGSISNLVTGGKRLRALMCYWGWRGAGGEAGACEIVTAGSALELFQAAALIHDDIIDRSDTRRGGPSVHRRFSELHQTQGWALDSERFGHAAAILTGDLCLSFSEESFTEIGHRAASGSQARHIFNLMRAEVMAGQYLDILEEVAGPMRDPAGAVSRAQSIIRFKSAKYSTEHPLALGGALAGAPEELLRGYSAFALPLGEAFQLRDDVLGVFGDPVTTGKPAGDDLREGKRTVLVAFALDQASPAESAFIDAKLGSPELSGTDVEEIRRIIVDCGALQATEVLIEEFGRAAFDALDVLPLEELPKTALRRLAEATVSRAA, from the coding sequence GTGACCCTCGCGGAACAGCTGCGCCTGGAGCAGACGGCCTACGTGGCCGCCGTCGCCGGCAAGCTCACCGACTTCCTGACCGGCCGCCAGGCCATCATGTCCTCAATCTCCCAGGACATCGATCCGCTGATGGGATCCATCTCGAACCTCGTGACGGGGGGAAAGCGGCTTCGGGCACTCATGTGCTACTGGGGCTGGCGCGGCGCGGGCGGGGAGGCCGGGGCCTGCGAGATCGTCACGGCAGGCTCTGCGCTGGAACTCTTCCAGGCGGCGGCCCTCATCCACGACGACATCATCGACCGCTCGGACACCCGCCGGGGCGGTCCCAGCGTGCACCGGCGCTTCAGTGAGCTGCACCAGACCCAGGGCTGGGCACTGGACAGTGAGCGGTTCGGCCATGCGGCCGCCATCCTGACGGGTGATCTTTGCCTGTCTTTCAGCGAGGAATCCTTCACGGAAATCGGACACCGGGCCGCGTCCGGCAGCCAGGCCAGGCACATCTTCAACCTGATGCGGGCGGAAGTCATGGCCGGCCAGTACCTCGACATCCTCGAAGAGGTCGCCGGGCCGATGCGGGACCCGGCAGGTGCCGTCAGCCGCGCCCAGTCCATCATCCGTTTCAAGTCGGCCAAGTACTCCACCGAGCACCCGCTGGCGCTTGGCGGCGCACTGGCCGGTGCGCCCGAAGAGTTGCTGCGCGGCTATTCGGCCTTTGCACTGCCCCTCGGTGAGGCGTTCCAGTTGCGTGACGATGTGCTGGGCGTCTTCGGCGATCCCGTCACCACCGGGAAGCCTGCCGGGGACGACCTGCGCGAAGGCAAGCGGACGGTCCTGGTTGCCTTCGCCCTGGACCAGGCCTCACCGGCCGAATCAGCGTTCATCGACGCCAAGCTGGGCAGCCCGGAGCTCAGCGGCACCGATGTCGAGGAGATCCGGCGCATCATCGTGGACTGCGGCGCGCTCCAGGCCACGGAAGTACTCATCGAGGAGTTCGGGAGGGCGGCCTTCGACGCCCTGGACGTCCTGCCACTGGAGGAACTGCCCAAGACGGCCCTCCGCAGGCTCGCCGAGGCCACCGTCAGCCGCGCCGCCTGA
- a CDS encoding Rv2175c family DNA-binding protein translates to MSNVESLVGEWLPLPDVAQLLNVSITKVHALLDERALAALRVGDRRIRCVPAAFIQDDHAVESLKGTIIVLSDAGYSDEELITWLFTPDESLRGRPIDALREGRKTEIRRRAQSLAW, encoded by the coding sequence GTGAGTAATGTAGAAAGCCTTGTGGGCGAATGGCTGCCCCTGCCCGATGTTGCACAGCTTCTGAACGTTTCAATTACCAAGGTTCATGCGCTCCTCGATGAACGCGCGCTGGCTGCATTGCGGGTTGGCGACCGGCGCATTCGATGCGTGCCTGCGGCTTTTATCCAGGACGATCACGCCGTGGAGAGCCTGAAGGGGACGATTATTGTTCTCTCGGACGCCGGCTATTCGGATGAGGAACTCATCACCTGGTTGTTTACGCCGGATGAATCCCTGCGTGGCCGCCCGATTGACGCCCTCCGTGAAGGACGCAAAACGGAAATCCGGCGCCGGGCACAGTCCCTGGCCTGGTAA
- a CDS encoding lytic transglycosylase domain-containing protein: MTTSRSPKPNPRPTLPVIAATTAALPAVVLSSLALAQPAAAESGARAIPVTLAAAMRAQVQAETGRPLRAAVIPAAAVPAAIPAAFKPALAPAPAEYVIARGDTISGIAGKFGLDTYEILKLNNLQANTIIYPGQKIRLNGPAAAPAAQPAPAAAPAAAAGGSVYTVKSGDTLSAIAARNGVGLSEVLGWNGLNMGSIIYPGQKIKIGAGSAAPAPSAPAPAVPAPAAPAAAPAPAPATSGSYTIKSGDTLSGIAARNSVRLSDVLSANQLTMSSIIYPGQKLVIPGTGTSLAPASSQPAATVTPLVPSTFLGFSYPAAVVSSANENKALLNASPVPSREQMKSIVADTARRMGVDPSLALAFALQESGFDQRAVSPANAIGTMQVIPSSGQWASDLVGRTLNLLDPYDNATAGVAIIRQLVLTSKDVDTAIAGYYQGQYSVSKYGMYDDTKQYVASIKANKLKFG, translated from the coding sequence ATGACGACGTCACGTTCGCCAAAGCCCAACCCGAGGCCCACCCTGCCGGTGATTGCCGCGACGACCGCTGCTCTTCCCGCCGTCGTACTTTCCTCTTTGGCGCTGGCCCAGCCGGCGGCAGCCGAGTCCGGTGCGCGCGCCATTCCGGTGACCCTGGCGGCGGCCATGCGCGCGCAGGTCCAGGCTGAAACCGGAAGGCCGCTGAGGGCCGCGGTGATCCCGGCCGCGGCCGTCCCGGCGGCCATCCCGGCGGCCTTCAAGCCGGCCCTGGCCCCGGCCCCGGCGGAGTACGTCATCGCCCGCGGCGACACGATCAGCGGTATTGCTGGCAAGTTCGGCCTGGACACGTACGAGATCCTGAAGCTGAACAACCTTCAGGCCAACACCATCATTTACCCCGGGCAGAAGATCAGGCTCAACGGCCCGGCAGCAGCTCCGGCCGCCCAGCCGGCCCCGGCAGCAGCCCCGGCCGCCGCCGCCGGCGGCAGCGTCTACACCGTGAAGTCCGGGGACACGCTCAGCGCCATCGCAGCCCGCAACGGCGTCGGGCTCTCCGAGGTCCTCGGCTGGAACGGGCTCAATATGGGGTCCATCATCTACCCGGGCCAGAAGATCAAGATCGGCGCCGGCTCAGCCGCTCCCGCCCCGTCAGCGCCTGCCCCGGCCGTTCCCGCCCCGGCGGCTCCCGCGGCCGCTCCCGCCCCGGCCCCCGCGACCTCCGGCTCCTACACGATCAAATCCGGCGACACCCTCTCGGGCATTGCGGCCCGAAACAGTGTCAGGCTCTCCGATGTCCTCTCCGCCAATCAGCTCACGATGAGCAGCATCATCTACCCCGGGCAGAAGCTGGTCATCCCCGGCACCGGCACCTCCCTCGCGCCGGCTTCCAGCCAGCCCGCAGCCACGGTGACGCCGCTTGTTCCGAGCACGTTCCTTGGGTTCAGCTACCCGGCGGCCGTGGTCAGCTCGGCCAATGAGAACAAGGCCCTGCTCAACGCCTCGCCGGTCCCGAGCCGCGAGCAGATGAAGTCGATCGTTGCAGACACAGCACGCCGGATGGGCGTCGATCCGTCCCTGGCGTTGGCCTTCGCCCTGCAGGAATCCGGCTTCGACCAGCGCGCGGTATCCCCGGCCAACGCCATCGGCACCATGCAGGTCATCCCGTCCTCGGGCCAGTGGGCCTCGGATCTCGTGGGCCGCACGCTGAATCTCCTGGACCCCTATGACAACGCGACGGCCGGCGTCGCCATTATCCGCCAGCTGGTCCTGACCAGCAAGGACGTGGACACCGCCATTGCGGGCTATTACCAGGGCCAGTACTCCGTCAGCAAGTACGGGATGTACGACGACACCAAGCAGTACGTCGCCTCCATCAAGGCCAACAAACTGAAGTTCGGCTAA